One window of Phycisphaeraceae bacterium genomic DNA carries:
- a CDS encoding serine hydrolase, giving the protein MNRLLVILLGVSVSLGSLPSVARQPAAPGSASAEVAVPDSPAGEQLKWLVNFLNGKGEFGEPTDRFNEAFLKQVPAERIKPLLESAKSTVFKDGAKLTQIKPDATESHLVAVLQGGDALLEVSVDTDASGKMQGLLLKPAAPAKAAFSSWKQFDEKFGSLPGSTNFAAYAVTPSSDGTFALRPVYTIHPELCLATGSTFKLYVLGTLGEQILAGKGKWDEEIKISDDLKSLPGGVMQNEPAGKAIPLSEFAAKMISISDNTATDHLIHRAGREAVEEYAAGLNSCAARTTPFLTTMEMFRIKLSPDKGLATRYASADEAGRRALLAPGGEVSKSEPDLKFAEKWTVPIEIEEIEWFSSATDLCNAMLKLHELEERPGMDELKRVLRINGGIPFDKKVWPSVAYKGGSEPGVINLTWLLERNDGAMFAVSMGWNNPKAAVDINTMVGIARGVADLLAKEPK; this is encoded by the coding sequence ATGAATCGACTTCTCGTGATTCTGCTCGGCGTTTCGGTGAGCCTGGGGTCCCTGCCATCGGTCGCGCGCCAGCCGGCCGCGCCGGGGTCGGCTTCGGCAGAGGTTGCCGTTCCCGATTCCCCCGCCGGTGAGCAGCTCAAGTGGCTGGTCAATTTTTTGAACGGCAAGGGCGAGTTCGGAGAGCCGACCGATCGCTTCAACGAGGCATTCCTGAAGCAAGTTCCGGCCGAGCGAATCAAGCCGCTCCTCGAATCCGCGAAGTCAACCGTCTTCAAGGACGGCGCCAAGCTCACACAGATCAAGCCGGACGCCACGGAATCCCACCTCGTCGCGGTGCTACAGGGTGGCGACGCACTGCTCGAGGTGTCGGTCGATACGGACGCGTCAGGGAAGATGCAGGGCCTGCTGCTCAAGCCCGCGGCACCCGCCAAGGCCGCGTTCTCATCCTGGAAGCAGTTCGACGAGAAGTTCGGGTCGCTGCCGGGGAGCACGAACTTTGCCGCGTACGCCGTGACCCCCTCATCGGACGGAACATTCGCCTTGCGACCGGTGTACACGATTCATCCCGAGCTGTGCCTCGCGACCGGATCAACGTTCAAGCTCTACGTGCTGGGAACGCTCGGCGAGCAGATTCTCGCCGGTAAGGGCAAGTGGGACGAAGAGATCAAGATCTCGGATGACCTCAAGAGTCTGCCGGGCGGAGTGATGCAGAACGAGCCGGCGGGCAAGGCGATTCCGCTCAGCGAATTCGCAGCGAAGATGATCTCGATCAGCGACAACACGGCGACCGATCATCTCATCCATCGGGCGGGGCGCGAAGCTGTCGAGGAATACGCCGCCGGTTTGAATTCGTGTGCGGCGCGGACCACGCCTTTTCTGACGACGATGGAAATGTTCCGGATCAAGCTCTCGCCGGACAAGGGGCTCGCCACGCGTTACGCGAGCGCGGACGAAGCGGGGAGGCGGGCGCTTCTCGCGCCGGGCGGCGAGGTGAGCAAGTCGGAGCCCGATCTGAAATTTGCAGAAAAGTGGACAGTCCCGATCGAAATCGAAGAGATCGAGTGGTTTTCCTCCGCGACCGACCTCTGCAACGCCATGCTGAAGCTGCACGAGCTTGAAGAGAGGCCGGGGATGGACGAGCTCAAGCGTGTGCTGCGGATCAATGGCGGCATTCCCTTCGACAAGAAGGTTTGGCCGAGCGTCGCGTACAAGGGCGGTTCCGAGCCCGGCGTGATCAATCTCACCTGGCTGCTCGAGCGAAACGACGGCGCGATGTTCGCCGTCTCCATGGGCTGGAACAATCCAAAGGCCGCGGTGGACATCAACACCATGGTCGGTATCGCCCGCGGCGTGGCGGATCTGCTCGCGAAGGAACCCAAGTAG
- a CDS encoding aldehyde dehydrogenase family protein produces MLRNALDALGLTSHPRIILDLSGDRSVDGLIEVVNSPTTAVPIAAIKLDDERSYDAAIARSVAAFNKWREVPAPVRGQVVRAVGDEFRKHKEALGAIITAEVGKIISESEGEVQETIDIADFAVGLSRQLYGLTMPSERPGHAMREQWLPLGPIGVISAFNFPNAVWAWNAMVAAVCGDSVIWKPSLLAPLTAIATNTIAQRVASALGHEDLFTLVIGRDDVVGERLIADKRLPLISATGSCRMGRRVGEVVAKRLGRSLLELGGNNAAIVHEDADLDLAARAILFAAVGTCGQRCTTTRRLIVHEKVADALLAKLTKAYSSVRIGDPSNEGTLVGPLVNARAVEGFVAAIAAAKQQGGTVLVGGDKHSAPGLTGHFVQPTIVRAPTNNKLPIASEETFAPILYVFTYRDPEDAIALQNSVAQGLSSAIFTLNAGLAERFLSPAGTGSDCGLAYVNMGTSGAEIGGAFGGEKETGGGRESGSDSWKAYMRRQTCSINFSGKLELAQGIRFE; encoded by the coding sequence ATGCTTCGAAACGCACTCGATGCCCTTGGCCTGACTTCACATCCTCGCATTATTCTCGACTTGTCCGGCGATCGGTCTGTCGATGGGCTGATCGAGGTCGTCAATAGCCCGACAACCGCGGTGCCGATCGCCGCGATCAAACTCGACGACGAGCGCTCCTACGACGCCGCGATTGCTCGGAGTGTGGCCGCATTCAATAAATGGCGCGAAGTCCCGGCCCCGGTCCGCGGCCAGGTCGTGCGCGCCGTCGGCGATGAGTTCCGCAAACACAAAGAGGCGCTCGGCGCGATCATCACCGCCGAGGTGGGCAAGATCATTTCGGAATCCGAAGGCGAGGTGCAGGAAACCATCGATATCGCCGACTTTGCCGTCGGCCTCTCGCGCCAGTTGTACGGCCTCACCATGCCCAGCGAGCGACCCGGCCACGCGATGCGCGAGCAGTGGCTCCCGCTCGGCCCGATCGGCGTCATCTCCGCGTTCAATTTTCCGAACGCGGTCTGGGCGTGGAACGCGATGGTCGCCGCGGTCTGCGGCGACAGCGTCATCTGGAAACCAAGCCTGCTCGCGCCGCTCACCGCGATCGCGACCAACACGATCGCGCAGCGCGTCGCGTCGGCGCTCGGTCACGAAGACCTGTTCACGCTCGTCATCGGGCGCGACGATGTCGTGGGTGAGCGGCTGATCGCCGACAAGCGTCTGCCCCTGATCAGCGCGACCGGTTCCTGCCGCATGGGAAGGCGCGTGGGCGAGGTCGTCGCAAAGCGGCTCGGCCGTTCGCTGCTCGAACTCGGTGGGAACAACGCCGCGATCGTCCACGAGGATGCGGATCTCGATCTGGCCGCGCGCGCGATCCTGTTCGCCGCGGTCGGCACCTGCGGCCAGCGCTGCACCACGACGCGCCGGCTCATCGTGCACGAAAAAGTTGCGGATGCTCTCCTCGCCAAACTGACCAAGGCGTATTCGTCGGTCCGCATCGGAGATCCTTCGAACGAAGGAACACTCGTCGGCCCGCTGGTGAACGCCCGCGCGGTCGAAGGCTTCGTTGCCGCGATTGCCGCGGCAAAGCAGCAGGGGGGAACGGTCCTGGTTGGCGGAGACAAACATTCCGCGCCCGGCCTCACAGGCCACTTCGTTCAGCCGACGATCGTCCGCGCCCCGACGAACAACAAACTGCCGATCGCCAGCGAGGAAACGTTCGCTCCGATCCTCTATGTCTTTACGTATCGCGACCCGGAAGACGCGATCGCACTCCAGAACTCCGTCGCGCAGGGGCTCTCGTCCGCAATTTTCACGTTGAACGCCGGGCTCGCCGAGCGCTTCCTTTCTCCCGCGGGCACCGGATCGGACTGCGGGCTCGCGTACGTCAACATGGGAACCAGCGGCGCCGAAATCGGCGGCGCGTTTGGGGGCGAAAAGGAAACGGGGGGCGGGCGCGAGTCGGGATCTGACTCCTGGAAGGCCTACATGCGGCGCCAGACTTGCTCGATCAACTTCTCCGGAAAGCTCGAACTGGCGCAGGGCATCCGATTCGAGTGA
- a CDS encoding fatty acid desaturase has product MTTTATRPVSPFVQPPAPALDIPMDPETGAPATVERRLSVPEGVKPYVLRWHVIIAIGAIHLAAIPAFFPMFFSWSGVALMIFGIYFFGMIGINICYHRLLTHKGFVVPKWFERALALLAICNLEGTPASWVAAHRRHHQHSDHEPDPHSPLVNFLWGHILWLFVTNPHVDSKESIRKYCVDLFRDPVYKSMEENPLWLLIYPIHAVIIMALGFGVGYATTGTTSGGWALALSWLFWGVFVRTVAVWHITWSVNSFTHTFGYRNYETDEDSRNNWLVAILSGGEGWHNNHHADQRAAAHGHKWWEFDLTYWTIRAFRAVGLAKEVVQPKEWGERKI; this is encoded by the coding sequence ATGACGACCACCGCAACCCGGCCCGTCTCGCCCTTCGTCCAACCTCCGGCCCCCGCGCTCGATATTCCGATGGACCCGGAAACGGGTGCGCCCGCGACCGTCGAGCGGCGGCTTTCGGTTCCCGAGGGTGTGAAGCCGTACGTCCTTCGCTGGCACGTCATCATCGCCATCGGCGCGATCCACCTCGCCGCCATTCCCGCGTTCTTCCCGATGTTCTTCTCGTGGAGCGGCGTGGCGCTCATGATCTTCGGGATCTATTTCTTCGGGATGATCGGGATCAACATCTGCTACCACCGCCTGCTCACGCACAAAGGCTTTGTCGTCCCCAAGTGGTTCGAGCGCGCCCTCGCGCTGCTCGCCATCTGCAACCTTGAAGGCACACCCGCATCGTGGGTCGCGGCACACCGGCGCCACCACCAGCACTCCGATCACGAGCCCGATCCGCACTCTCCCCTTGTCAACTTCCTGTGGGGCCACATCCTGTGGCTCTTTGTCACCAATCCGCACGTTGACAGCAAAGAAAGCATCCGCAAGTACTGCGTCGATCTCTTCCGCGACCCCGTCTACAAGTCGATGGAGGAGAACCCGCTCTGGCTTCTCATCTATCCGATCCACGCGGTCATCATCATGGCGCTCGGCTTCGGTGTCGGATACGCCACGACCGGCACGACCTCCGGCGGCTGGGCGCTCGCCCTCAGTTGGCTCTTCTGGGGCGTCTTTGTGCGCACCGTCGCGGTCTGGCACATCACGTGGAGCGTGAATTCGTTCACGCACACTTTCGGCTATCGCAACTACGAAACCGATGAGGACAGCCGGAACAACTGGCTTGTCGCGATTCTCTCCGGCGGCGAAGGCTGGCACAACAACCACCACGCCGATCAGCGTGCCGCGGCACACGGCCACAAGTGGTGGGAGTTTGATCTCACCTACTGGACGATTCGCGCGTTCCGCGCCGTCGGCCTCGCGAAGGAAGTTGTTCAGCCCAAGGAATGGGGCGAACGCAAGATCTGA
- a CDS encoding GNAT family N-acetyltransferase has product MTAAAVVRDATDADVPAILPMVRAICAMHESLDPARYAMRPNVAMMYESWLPERIADPESALLVVEQDSKIAGFLVATTERSIPIYRLARFGFIHDVWVEPHARGKGLGKLLALRAIEKFRRIGVEQIRLETAAQNPAARKLFESCGFCVATIDMLLELR; this is encoded by the coding sequence ATGACTGCCGCGGCAGTGGTGCGCGACGCGACCGATGCGGACGTACCCGCCATTCTGCCGATGGTGCGTGCAATCTGTGCGATGCACGAATCGCTCGATCCCGCGCGCTACGCGATGCGTCCGAACGTCGCGATGATGTATGAGAGCTGGCTTCCCGAGCGAATCGCCGATCCGGAGAGCGCGCTGCTCGTGGTCGAACAGGATTCGAAGATCGCGGGATTTCTCGTCGCGACCACCGAGCGCAGCATCCCGATCTACCGTCTTGCTCGTTTCGGATTCATCCACGATGTCTGGGTCGAGCCGCACGCGCGCGGGAAAGGCCTCGGAAAACTGCTGGCGCTACGGGCAATCGAAAAGTTTCGCCGGATCGGCGTTGAACAAATACGCCTCGAAACCGCGGCACAGAACCCGGCCGCGCGCAAACTCTTCGAATCCTGCGGCTTTTGCGTCGCGACGATCGACATGCTGCTCGAACTGCGCTGA
- a CDS encoding TetR/AcrR family transcriptional regulator: MSPPLSSQPDTRTRILDAAARLFHEQGFNATGVSTILREAGVNPGSLYNLFPSKDALLAAVLERYTELLHPIVMAPVEKKTSDPIERVFALLQQYRDWFSPLEFRLGCPIGNLALEVADSHPEIRPLIQRNFDGWSACVEKWLRDAGDRLPRDLDRTHLAATVLTVMEGGLMQARSSRSAAAYDASVGQLRRYFELLLERASAERSSR, from the coding sequence ATGAGTCCTCCTTTGTCCTCTCAGCCCGACACGCGCACACGCATCCTCGATGCCGCGGCCCGACTCTTCCACGAGCAGGGGTTCAACGCCACCGGAGTTTCCACGATCCTGCGCGAGGCGGGCGTCAACCCGGGAAGTCTCTACAACCTTTTTCCGAGCAAGGATGCGCTGCTTGCCGCGGTGCTTGAGCGATACACGGAACTGCTGCATCCGATCGTGATGGCGCCGGTCGAGAAGAAGACCAGCGATCCGATCGAGCGCGTGTTCGCTCTTTTGCAGCAGTATCGGGATTGGTTTTCGCCGCTGGAGTTCCGGCTCGGCTGTCCGATCGGGAATCTTGCGCTCGAGGTCGCGGATTCGCACCCCGAAATCCGGCCGCTGATCCAACGCAATTTCGATGGATGGTCCGCGTGCGTCGAAAAGTGGCTGAGAGATGCGGGCGATCGGCTGCCGCGCGATCTCGATCGCACGCACCTCGCCGCAACGGTGCTCACTGTGATGGAAGGCGGATTGATGCAAGCGCGCTCGTCGCGCTCCGCCGCGGCATACGACGCATCGGTCGGACAACTCCGTCGATATTTCGAACTTCTGCTCGAGCGGGCGTCCGCCGAGCGATCCTCCAGGTAA
- a CDS encoding DUF1761 domain-containing protein, whose translation MFAKLNEINWLAVVVAGVAMFLIGGIWYGAVFAKLWQRLHGYTDEQVKVMQKARPPQVFFSVMIIAYLIGALAMALIVVNIGLRGAFDGAVLGAFLWLFATTAIGLTDHITRTRPFAAYILDSVYQLVAFMAAGAILGAWR comes from the coding sequence ATGTTCGCAAAGCTCAACGAGATCAACTGGTTGGCGGTCGTCGTCGCGGGAGTCGCGATGTTCCTGATCGGCGGAATCTGGTACGGCGCGGTTTTTGCGAAGCTGTGGCAGCGCCTGCACGGGTATACCGACGAGCAGGTCAAGGTGATGCAGAAGGCACGCCCACCTCAAGTCTTCTTCAGCGTCATGATCATCGCGTACCTCATCGGCGCGCTCGCCATGGCGCTCATCGTCGTGAACATCGGTCTGCGCGGCGCATTCGACGGCGCCGTGCTCGGCGCATTTCTCTGGCTCTTCGCCACCACGGCCATCGGACTCACCGATCACATCACCCGTACCCGCCCCTTCGCGGCGTACATCCTTGACAGCGTGTACCAGCTCGTCGCGTTCATGGCCGCCGGCGCGATCCTTGGCGCATGGCGTTGA